A portion of the Perognathus longimembris pacificus isolate PPM17 chromosome 20, ASM2315922v1, whole genome shotgun sequence genome contains these proteins:
- the LOC125338640 gene encoding 60S ribosomal protein L27-like, with protein MGKFMKPGKLVLVLAGCYSGHKAIIMKNIDDGISDHPYSHALVAGIEHYPPKVTANMGKKKSTKRSKIKSFVKVYNYNHLMPTKYSVDIPFDKMVVNKDVFRDLVLKCKAKVKIEKRYKTGKNKWFFQKLWL; from the coding sequence ATGGGCAAGTTCATGAAACCCGGGAAACTGGTGCTGGTCCTGGCTGGATGCTACTCTGGTCACAAAGCCATCATCATGAAGAACATTGATGATGGCATCTCAGATCACCCCTACAGCCATGCTTTGGTGGCTGGAATTGAGCATTATCCTCCAAAAGTGACAGCTAACATGGGCAAGAAGAAAAGCACCAAGAGATCAAAGATCAAATCCTTTGTTAAGGTTTATAACTACAACCACCTTATGCCCACAAAATATTCTGTGGATATCCCCTTTGACAAAATGGTGGTCAACAAGGATGTCTTCAGAGACTTAGTTCTTAAATGCAAGGCCAAGGTCAAGATTGAGAAGAGATACAAGACTGGCAAGAACAAGTGGTTCTTCCAGAAGCTTTGGCTTTAG